A part of Candidatus Electrothrix aestuarii genomic DNA contains:
- the lgt gene encoding prolipoprotein diacylglyceryl transferase gives MLTFPKIDPILFSLGPFHVRWYGLMYIIGFVACYLLVSYQAKKFKWDRLIEHLDNINIAIIAGVILGGRLGYVLFYNLPYFLQHPLEIFATWQGGMSFHGGALGVLIALAIYSKRKGLNFWKVIDTYTVTAPIGVGFGRLGNFINGELFGRVTDVPWGMVFPYGGPLPRHPSQLYEAFLEGVVIFIVLWSLKGKPWQEELDGKKNSLWPHGSMTALAMILYGIFRSLVEFVREPDAHLGTVFLGMTMGQILSVALAGLGIILWRTLQRRKAASSS, from the coding sequence ATGCTCACCTTCCCCAAAATCGACCCCATCCTCTTTTCTCTCGGCCCGTTCCATGTCCGCTGGTACGGCCTGATGTACATCATCGGCTTTGTTGCCTGCTATCTCCTGGTGAGTTATCAGGCCAAGAAATTCAAGTGGGATCGCCTGATAGAGCACCTGGATAATATCAACATCGCCATCATTGCCGGAGTCATCCTTGGTGGCAGACTGGGCTATGTCCTGTTCTATAACCTTCCCTATTTTCTCCAGCATCCCCTGGAAATTTTTGCTACCTGGCAGGGAGGAATGTCTTTTCATGGTGGAGCGTTGGGTGTGCTGATCGCGCTGGCGATTTACAGCAAGAGGAAGGGCCTCAACTTCTGGAAGGTTATAGATACCTACACAGTCACGGCCCCCATAGGGGTAGGATTCGGGAGACTTGGCAATTTCATTAATGGTGAACTGTTCGGCAGGGTAACCGATGTGCCTTGGGGTATGGTCTTTCCCTATGGCGGCCCCCTCCCCAGGCATCCTTCCCAGCTCTATGAGGCCTTTCTAGAAGGGGTGGTGATTTTTATCGTCCTCTGGTCCCTCAAAGGAAAACCCTGGCAAGAAGAGCTGGATGGCAAGAAAAACTCTCTCTGGCCGCATGGCTCCATGACCGCCCTGGCTATGATCCTCTACGGCATCTTTCGCTCCCTGGTCGAATTTGTCCGCGAGCCTGATGCCCATCTTGGTACGGTCTTTCTTGGTATGACTATGGGACAGATACTGAGCGTGGCTTTGGCCGGTCTGGGGATCATCCTTTGGAGAACTCTACAAAGAAGAAAGGCGGCTAGTTCATCCTGA
- a CDS encoding nucleotidyltransferase domain-containing protein, translating into MPSNRAIPPDISQEISRRLAGAEHKVRILYCCESGSRAWGFASADSDYDVRFIYVHEEDWYLSFDIERRRDVIEYPIIDEIDCSGWDLRKALYLFTRTNGALLEWLNSPVRYIERGNFAKKLRDLAPRVINNMALCYHYSHMARRNAREYLFRDKVKLKKYFYVLRPLLAIRYIEEGRGIPPVEFERLVEAVAPLEIRPGITTLLETKRVTPELGLGDPIPAINAFIAAETERHGTAFHGQGRPDINERAEVTEELNAIFRETIREA; encoded by the coding sequence ATGCCTTCCAATCGAGCAATTCCCCCTGATATTTCTCAGGAAATCTCACGACGTCTCGCCGGTGCCGAGCACAAGGTGCGCATTCTCTATTGCTGCGAATCCGGCAGCCGGGCTTGGGGCTTTGCCTCGGCGGATTCAGATTATGATGTCCGCTTCATTTACGTCCACGAGGAAGACTGGTATCTCTCCTTTGACATCGAGCGACGACGGGACGTGATTGAGTATCCAATCATTGATGAAATTGACTGCTCCGGCTGGGATCTGCGCAAGGCCCTCTACCTGTTCACCCGCACAAACGGGGCCTTATTGGAATGGCTCAACAGCCCGGTCCGCTATATTGAGCGTGGAAACTTCGCAAAAAAACTCCGTGATCTGGCCCCACGGGTAATCAACAACATGGCCCTCTGCTACCATTACAGCCATATGGCCCGGAGAAATGCCCGTGAGTATCTCTTTCGAGACAAGGTCAAGCTCAAGAAGTACTTTTACGTGTTGCGTCCGCTGCTTGCCATACGCTACATTGAGGAGGGCAGGGGAATTCCGCCGGTGGAATTCGAGCGGCTTGTTGAGGCTGTTGCCCCGCTGGAGATTCGCCCTGGTATCACCACGCTTCTGGAAACAAAACGAGTTACCCCGGAACTTGGCCTTGGCGATCCGATTCCTGCAATCAATGCTTTTATCGCTGCGGAAACGGAACGACACGGCACCGCCTTTCATGGGCAAGGACGCCCTGACATTAATGAACGTGCTGAGGTCACTGAAGAGTTGAACGCCATTTTTCGTGAGACAATCAGGGAAGCCTAG
- a CDS encoding carboxypeptidase M32 gives MHDILHELKTSLQEINDLGMAASLLNWDQSTYMPPEGAAARARQLATLARLSQEKFVDPAIGKLLDRLEPWAEGQPYDSDDASLIRVVRRDYEEAIKIPTAFMAEFSEHSALSYQAWAKARPENDFTSLQPILEKTLDYSRQLADFFPGYEHIADPLIDFADYGMKASDVRVLFGELRQQLSPIVQAITEQEPADDTCLRQVFPEAEQLQFSEEVVRQLGYDFQRGRMDKTHHPFMTKFSLGDVRITTRVKEDFLGECLYSVIHEGGHAMYEQGIRRELEGLPLAGGTGTGVHESQSRLWENIVGRSRAFTECFYPRLQALFPDQLKDVPLETYYRAINKVERSLIRTDADEVTYNLHVMLRFDFEMDLLEGKLAIKDLPEAWHARFEEDFSMRAPDDRDGVLQDVHWFAGQIGGAFQGYTLGNILSAQFYSQALQAHPEIAEQIRQGQFDTLRSWLTENIYQHGRKYTEPELIERVTGGPVTIEPYIAYLKAKYGELYAL, from the coding sequence ATGCACGATATACTCCACGAATTAAAGACCAGCCTGCAAGAGATCAATGACCTGGGCATGGCTGCCAGCCTGCTCAACTGGGACCAATCCACCTACATGCCCCCGGAAGGCGCTGCGGCCCGCGCTCGCCAACTGGCAACCCTGGCTCGCCTCTCCCAGGAGAAGTTTGTTGACCCGGCCATCGGCAAGCTCCTTGACCGGCTGGAGCCCTGGGCCGAGGGGCAGCCCTATGACTCCGATGATGCCAGCCTGATCCGGGTGGTCCGCCGGGATTATGAGGAGGCGATCAAGATCCCCACCGCCTTTATGGCCGAGTTCTCGGAGCACAGCGCCCTCTCCTACCAGGCCTGGGCCAAGGCCCGGCCAGAGAACGACTTTACCAGCCTGCAACCCATCCTGGAAAAGACCCTGGACTATAGTCGCCAGCTGGCAGACTTCTTCCCTGGCTATGAACACATTGCTGATCCCCTGATCGACTTTGCCGACTACGGCATGAAGGCCTCGGATGTCCGTGTCCTCTTTGGCGAACTGCGCCAGCAACTCAGCCCCATTGTTCAGGCCATCACAGAGCAGGAACCTGCGGATGATACCTGCCTGCGTCAGGTCTTCCCCGAGGCAGAGCAGCTCCAGTTCAGTGAAGAGGTGGTTCGCCAGCTGGGTTATGATTTCCAGCGGGGCCGCATGGATAAGACCCATCATCCCTTTATGACCAAGTTCTCCCTGGGGGATGTGCGTATCACCACCCGGGTGAAAGAGGATTTTCTCGGCGAATGCCTGTACAGCGTGATCCATGAGGGGGGACATGCCATGTATGAGCAGGGGATTCGCAGGGAGCTGGAGGGCCTCCCCTTAGCTGGTGGCACCGGGACAGGGGTGCATGAAAGCCAGTCCCGCCTCTGGGAGAATATCGTTGGACGGAGCCGCGCCTTTACCGAGTGCTTCTACCCGCGCCTTCAGGCCCTCTTTCCTGACCAACTTAAGGATGTACCTTTGGAGACCTATTATCGGGCCATCAATAAGGTGGAGCGCTCCCTCATCCGCACCGATGCCGATGAGGTGACCTATAACCTGCATGTCATGCTCCGCTTTGACTTTGAGATGGATCTCCTGGAAGGAAAGCTGGCCATCAAGGACCTGCCCGAGGCCTGGCATGCCCGCTTTGAGGAGGACTTCAGTATGCGTGCCCCGGATGACCGTGACGGGGTACTCCAGGATGTGCATTGGTTTGCTGGTCAGATCGGTGGTGCCTTTCAGGGCTACACCCTGGGTAACATACTCAGCGCCCAGTTCTACAGCCAGGCGCTCCAGGCCCACCCTGAGATTGCTGAACAGATTAGGCAGGGGCAATTCGACACCCTACGCAGCTGGCTCACAGAGAACATCTACCAGCATGGCCGCAAATACACCGAACCCGAATTGATTGAGCGGGTTACTGGTGGGCCGGTTACTATCGAGCCTTATATTGCCTATCTTAAGGCCAAGTACGGGGAGTTGTATGCACTTTGA
- a CDS encoding DUF3299 domain-containing protein, which yields MKTLLCTILLCCLPVLSFAEEIQDIEWKDLIPAQYQTVDPVAALSQEEQDEAEWIIYLRMNLPKVITDREQEFYDEMVATMPKLKEKGIDVDKIIAERQVRETSLNMELNGKRVRLDGYLLPLELTGKEIREFLLVPYVGACIHVPPPPPNQIVHGVSAKPIKYKMNDMFKPITVTGRLTAKSGSKNLFLGDGTGNVDIGYVMEVEAVEEYTQQ from the coding sequence ATGAAGACCTTGTTATGTACCATACTGCTCTGCTGCCTTCCTGTTCTTTCCTTTGCTGAGGAGATACAGGATATAGAGTGGAAGGACCTTATTCCAGCGCAGTATCAGACAGTGGACCCGGTGGCTGCTCTTTCGCAGGAGGAGCAGGATGAAGCGGAATGGATTATTTATCTGCGTATGAACTTGCCCAAGGTAATCACCGACAGGGAGCAGGAGTTCTACGATGAGATGGTTGCGACCATGCCCAAGTTGAAGGAAAAGGGCATTGATGTGGATAAGATCATTGCCGAGCGTCAGGTACGGGAGACTTCCCTGAATATGGAACTGAACGGGAAACGGGTGCGCTTGGACGGTTACCTTCTCCCTCTTGAACTGACCGGGAAGGAGATCCGGGAGTTCCTGCTGGTCCCTTATGTGGGGGCCTGCATCCATGTTCCTCCTCCTCCGCCCAACCAGATTGTCCACGGTGTTTCCGCGAAGCCAATCAAATATAAGATGAATGATATGTTCAAACCAATAACTGTCACGGGACGCCTTACTGCCAAGTCAGGGAGCAAGAACCTCTTTCTTGGGGACGGGACCGGTAACGTGGATATTGGTTATGTGATGGAGGTGGAAGCTGTTGAGGAGTATACGCAGCAGTAG
- a CDS encoding DUF3299 domain-containing protein: MKTFLYILFLCCLPVCSFAEMIQDIEWSDLIPRQYQDADPVASLTEEERQQVEWNIYLRQNPESKIDKRNQAFLDEMTAALPQLEKKGIDVDKIIAGRQMQKTALNEELNGKRVRLGGYLLPLEQTGKEIREFLLVPYVGACIHVPPPPPNQIVHGISEKPITYAMDDMFKPVAATGRLRAKSGRKSLFLRDGASDVEIGYVMEVEAVEKYTKP, encoded by the coding sequence ATGAAGACCTTTCTTTACATCCTGTTTCTCTGCTGCCTCCCTGTTTGCTCCTTTGCGGAGATGATACAGGACATAGAGTGGAGCGATCTTATTCCCCGGCAGTATCAAGATGCGGATCCGGTGGCTTCCCTTACAGAGGAGGAACGGCAGCAGGTGGAATGGAATATCTATCTGCGTCAGAACCCGGAGAGCAAGATTGACAAGAGAAACCAGGCCTTTCTTGATGAAATGACAGCAGCCCTGCCCCAGCTGGAGAAAAAGGGTATTGACGTGGACAAGATCATTGCCGGACGGCAGATGCAGAAGACCGCCCTGAATGAGGAACTGAACGGAAAACGGGTGCGGCTGGGCGGCTATCTCCTGCCTCTTGAACAGACCGGAAAGGAGATCCGGGAGTTTTTGTTGGTTCCTTATGTGGGGGCTTGCATCCATGTTCCTCCTCCTCCGCCCAACCAGATTGTCCACGGCATTTCCGAGAAACCAATCACATATGCAATGGATGATATGTTCAAGCCAGTAGCAGCCACAGGGCGCCTTAGGGCGAAGTCAGGGAGGAAGAGTCTCTTTCTCAGGGATGGGGCTAGTGATGTGGAGATCGGTTATGTGATGGAGGTGGAAGCTGTCGAGAAGTATACAAAGCCTTAG
- a CDS encoding DUF3299 domain-containing protein, translated as MKIFLCGILLFFLSVVSFVVMTDIPLPYLDSYPPHPSPRGGETKHIDSESNAYSQNDQNSAGGNEKLALAGEIQNIEWKDLIPPPDSTVDPLAALSGEERDYVEWIIYLRQELAKKNNEGTFDEIVGKVSSLFKKTSKEDKEREQKLFNEMTAALPELKKKGIDVDKIIAERQMRKSALNKELDGKQVRLGGYILPLEQSRKKIREFLLVPFVGACIHVPPPPPNQIVYAVSEEPISYTINDIFRSVVVTGRLTAKAGSKELFLVDGSSDIDIGYVMEAEAIDRYLERSPEW; from the coding sequence ATGAAGATATTTCTTTGTGGCATTCTGTTGTTTTTTCTCTCTGTTGTATCTTTTGTCGTAATGACTGACATACCCCTCCCGTATTTGGATTCCTATCCCCCTCATCCCTCCCCTCGGGGAGGGGAAACAAAACATATAGACTCTGAATCAAATGCTTACTCGCAAAATGATCAAAATTCAGCAGGGGGAAATGAAAAACTAGCCCTTGCCGGGGAAATACAGAATATAGAGTGGAAGGATCTTATTCCCCCACCGGACAGTACTGTTGACCCCTTAGCCGCTCTTTCGGGGGAAGAACGGGACTATGTGGAATGGATTATTTACCTGCGTCAGGAGTTGGCGAAAAAGAATAACGAGGGGACTTTCGATGAGATAGTGGGGAAGGTGAGTTCTCTGTTTAAAAAAACGTCCAAAGAAGACAAAGAGAGGGAGCAGAAGTTGTTCAATGAAATGACAGCGGCTTTGCCCGAGCTGAAAAAGAAAGGAATTGATGTTGATAAGATCATTGCCGAACGACAGATGCGGAAGAGTGCCCTGAATAAGGAACTGGATGGCAAGCAGGTGCGGCTGGGCGGCTACATCCTCCCTCTTGAGCAGAGCCGCAAAAAAATCCGGGAGTTCCTGCTGGTCCCCTTTGTGGGGGCCTGTATCCATGTCCCGCCGCCACCGCCCAACCAGATTGTTTATGCTGTGTCCGAAGAACCGATCAGCTATACGATTAACGATATATTCAGGTCAGTGGTTGTCACAGGGCGTCTTACGGCCAAGGCCGGGAGCAAGGAGCTTTTTCTTGTCGATGGGAGCAGTGATATTGATATAGGCTACGTTATGGAGGCGGAAGCTATTGACAGGTACCTCGAAAGATCGCCTGAATGGTAA
- a CDS encoding FtsX-like permease family protein encodes MKTILLLALKSLGNRKFTAGLTLLSIALSVTLLLGVERIRTESRSSFTNTVSGTDLVVGARSGPIQLLLYAVFRIGHATNNITWQSYQEIAAFKDVEWTIPISLGDSHKGYRVMGTTPDYFTHFRYGDRQQLDFAQGEPFNDLYDAVLGAEAARALGYQLGDSIIIAHGAGEVSFVAHEDKPFKVKGILRPTGTPVDRTVHVSLEAIEAIHIDWKGGAPVPGQHISANLVRRMDLTPQAITAFLVKLKNPIATFSVQRRINQYKDEPLTGILPGVALQQLWELIGVAEKALFVVSGFVVIVGLFGMLTALLTSLNERRREMAILRSVGARPVHVFSLIIGEAVLLTSLGILLGIALLYVLLAVAQPILLARFGVNIGVSGLSLYELGLTGAVWLAGLLAGIVPGWRIYYYSLTDGLTVRT; translated from the coding sequence ATGAAGACTATTCTGCTGCTTGCCCTCAAAAGTTTAGGCAATCGTAAGTTTACAGCCGGGCTGACCCTGCTCTCTATAGCCCTGAGTGTTACCCTGCTTCTGGGGGTTGAGCGTATCCGCACCGAATCCCGGTCCAGCTTTACCAATACTGTTTCCGGCACAGATTTGGTAGTCGGCGCCCGGAGTGGGCCGATCCAGCTCCTGCTCTATGCGGTGTTCCGGATTGGTCATGCCACCAATAATATTACCTGGCAGAGCTACCAGGAGATCGCGGCCTTTAAGGATGTGGAATGGACTATTCCCATCTCCCTGGGGGATTCCCATAAGGGCTATCGGGTCATGGGAACCACCCCTGATTATTTCACCCATTTTCGCTATGGCGACCGACAGCAGCTCGACTTTGCTCAGGGGGAGCCCTTTAATGATCTCTACGATGCTGTTCTCGGTGCCGAGGCAGCCCGTGCTCTGGGCTATCAGCTTGGTGACTCAATCATTATTGCCCACGGAGCTGGCGAGGTATCCTTTGTCGCCCATGAGGATAAACCCTTCAAGGTGAAGGGTATTCTCAGGCCCACCGGCACCCCGGTGGACCGAACCGTGCATGTCAGCCTGGAAGCCATAGAGGCCATCCATATCGACTGGAAAGGGGGCGCACCCGTGCCCGGTCAACACATTTCCGCTAATTTGGTTCGGAGGATGGACCTGACCCCGCAGGCAATCACCGCCTTCCTGGTTAAACTGAAGAATCCTATTGCTACCTTTAGCGTACAACGAAGGATTAACCAGTATAAGGATGAACCTCTGACCGGTATTCTGCCCGGCGTGGCCCTTCAGCAGCTCTGGGAACTCATCGGGGTGGCGGAAAAGGCCCTCTTTGTTGTTTCCGGCTTTGTGGTGATTGTCGGCTTGTTCGGTATGCTCACGGCCCTGCTCACCAGCCTGAATGAACGGCGCCGGGAGATGGCTATTCTCCGTTCCGTGGGTGCCCGACCGGTGCATGTTTTTTCCCTGATTATCGGTGAGGCGGTCCTGCTCACCAGCTTAGGTATCCTCCTCGGTATAGCGTTGCTCTATGTCCTGCTGGCGGTAGCGCAGCCCATCCTTTTGGCCCGCTTCGGAGTTAATATAGGGGTGAGCGGCCTCTCGCTCTATGAGCTGGGACTGACCGGCGCGGTTTGGCTGGCCGGGCTGCTTGCCGGTATCGTACCGGGTTGGCGCATCTATTATTACTCACTCACCGACGGGTTGACTGTCAGAACCTGA
- a CDS encoding ABC transporter ATP-binding protein has product MTHASASEPVVSLRDLRFTWPKRTAPVLDIEKLQAERGEQLFLMGPSGSGKTTLLGILGGIIRPQQGKVAVLGENIASLGRAAGDRFRADHIGFIFQMFNLIPYLSVIENVTLPCHFSRSRKETALRQSPDLGKEALRLLGHLRLDDPTLINKPVVELSVGQQQRVAAARALIGSPELLIADEPTSSLDSDHREAFIRLLFEECALAGTTLIFVSHDTSLAGLFHRTVKLQELNKAAAGRENLQGGGL; this is encoded by the coding sequence ATGACACATGCATCAGCTTCGGAACCGGTTGTCAGTCTACGGGACCTGCGCTTTACCTGGCCCAAACGGACAGCCCCGGTTCTTGACATTGAAAAGCTTCAGGCCGAACGGGGGGAACAGCTTTTTCTTATGGGGCCCAGCGGCAGTGGCAAGACCACCCTGCTGGGTATCCTGGGAGGAATCATCCGGCCCCAACAGGGCAAGGTAGCGGTCTTGGGAGAAAATATAGCCTCTCTGGGCCGGGCTGCCGGGGATCGGTTCCGGGCTGATCATATCGGCTTTATTTTTCAGATGTTCAATCTGATTCCCTACCTGAGTGTGATAGAGAATGTCACGCTCCCCTGTCATTTTTCCCGGAGCCGGAAAGAAACGGCCTTGCGTCAGTCTCCAGATCTGGGAAAAGAGGCATTACGCCTACTCGGTCATCTTCGCCTGGATGATCCGACCTTGATCAATAAACCGGTCGTAGAACTGAGCGTGGGACAGCAGCAGCGGGTTGCTGCCGCCCGTGCCCTGATCGGTTCACCTGAGCTGCTCATTGCCGACGAGCCCACCTCTTCGCTGGACAGTGATCATAGGGAAGCCTTTATCCGTCTTCTCTTTGAGGAATGCGCCCTGGCCGGAACCACCCTTATCTTTGTCAGTCATGATACTTCTCTGGCAGGACTCTTTCACCGGACAGTCAAACTGCAGGAGCTGAACAAGGCTGCGGCAGGCAGGGAAAATCTGCAAGGAGGAGGTCTATGA
- a CDS encoding DUF2796 domain-containing protein, translating to MIDGTPCKAGVVLRASALLIAVLMMPLCLSSSPAFAETRQLGAHVHGEAALNVAFTEKEVYMELESPAANIVGFEHAPGNAEQEQAVHKAEERLKAGETLFVLTPKAGCTLAAAEVEQDMSEEEHEGEEEHDAHDDHDHEDEGHEDEHHEHGAHSEFHAQYRFECQHPDRLKGIDVQLFSAFPGFEKLDVQMLTPKGQTALELTPKKHQLDM from the coding sequence ATGATTGATGGAACACCCTGCAAAGCCGGAGTTGTACTCCGGGCCTCTGCTCTATTGATTGCCGTACTGATGATGCCTCTTTGCCTATCATCCTCCCCAGCCTTTGCCGAAACACGCCAGCTCGGTGCCCATGTGCATGGAGAGGCCGCGCTGAATGTCGCCTTTACCGAGAAAGAAGTCTATATGGAGTTGGAAAGCCCGGCAGCGAACATAGTCGGCTTTGAACATGCTCCTGGCAATGCCGAGCAGGAGCAGGCGGTGCATAAGGCTGAGGAGCGTCTCAAGGCTGGAGAAACCCTGTTTGTTCTGACCCCAAAAGCTGGCTGTACGCTCGCTGCTGCCGAGGTGGAGCAGGATATGTCCGAGGAAGAACACGAAGGGGAGGAGGAGCATGATGCCCATGACGATCATGACCACGAAGATGAAGGTCATGAAGATGAGCATCACGAGCACGGAGCGCACAGCGAGTTTCATGCGCAGTACCGCTTTGAGTGTCAGCATCCAGATCGGCTCAAGGGAATCGATGTGCAGCTCTTTTCCGCCTTTCCCGGTTTCGAGAAGCTGGATGTGCAGATGCTGACTCCCAAGGGGCAGACTGCGCTTGAGCTGACTCCGAAGAAACATCAGCTTGATATGTGA
- a CDS encoding choice-of-anchor Q domain-containing protein, with protein MKARLRYSLLLVALLAFSVVQAQAAEITVDGTTCTLADAIITAINNRDEGGCVGSGTYVYGHNNVVLETDVLLTAPLPEITTIITIEGQGHTINGNNDANVGSVLNIISTGDLTLNEAIVTHGYTALGGGIYNDGNVALTNSMVSDNTATSHGGGIYGYGNITLTNSTISGNTATLSSGGIGSTFGSVTLISSTVSGNTAGEAGGISSQEGSVTLLNSTVSNNTAENIGGIKNVDGSLTLVNSTVSSNTATAHVVGGVYNLQYESDAIVTLTHSTISNNTAEENIGGIYNYDGTVTLTSSLISGNIALGLVNELANDNMGSINANSYNVFGHNAETNTDAFLNFTPSGNDVNATSDGTNTPLASILDTTLTNNGGPTQTHALPSGSPAIDLDTTCSAGLSEDQRGEVRPSGAGCDAGAFEFESTLPHDNNTGFLPAVYLLLL; from the coding sequence ATGAAAGCACGATTGAGGTATTCTTTATTGCTGGTCGCATTGCTTGCGTTTAGCGTCGTGCAGGCGCAGGCGGCAGAGATTACGGTCGATGGCACCACCTGCACCTTGGCCGATGCTATCATTACCGCTATCAATAATAGAGATGAAGGCGGGTGCGTAGGCAGCGGGACATACGTATACGGCCATAATAACGTTGTGCTGGAAACGGATGTCCTCCTGACAGCCCCCTTGCCAGAGATCACCACTATCATCACTATTGAGGGGCAGGGGCATACCATTAACGGTAATAATGATGCGAACGTTGGCTCTGTGCTGAACATTATCTCCACTGGAGACCTAACTCTGAATGAGGCCATAGTTACTCACGGCTACACGGCGCTCGGCGGCGGCATTTACAACGACGGCAATGTGGCCCTGACAAACTCTATGGTTAGTGATAATACAGCAACGTCTCATGGCGGTGGTATTTATGGTTACGGTAATATCACCCTGACCAATTCTACGATCAGCGGAAACACCGCAACGTTGAGCAGCGGCGGTATTGGTAGCACCTTCGGGTCAGTCACCCTGATTAGTTCCACGGTCAGTGGCAACACGGCAGGAGAAGCTGGAGGTATTTCTAGCCAGGAGGGCAGTGTCACCCTGCTGAACTCTACGGTCAGCAATAATACAGCAGAAAACATCGGTGGAATTAAAAACGTGGATGGCAGCCTCACCCTGGTGAACTCGACAGTCAGCAGCAATACAGCAACGGCTCACGTTGTTGGTGGCGTTTATAACCTCCAATATGAAAGCGATGCCATAGTCACCCTTACGCACTCCACGATCAGCAACAATACAGCTGAAGAAAACATTGGCGGCATTTATAATTACGATGGTACAGTCACGCTGACCAGCTCATTAATCAGCGGTAATATAGCCCTCGGTTTAGTGAATGAACTTGCTAATGACAACATGGGTAGCATCAATGCCAATAGTTATAATGTCTTCGGCCATAATGCCGAGACTAATACCGATGCATTCCTCAATTTTACACCCAGCGGCAACGATGTTAATGCCACCAGCGACGGCACGAATACTCCCCTTGCCTCCATACTTGATACGACCCTGACTAACAATGGCGGCCCCACCCAGACCCACGCTCTTCCTTCGGGCAGCCCGGCTATTGATCTGGATACGACATGCAGTGCCGGTCTGAGCGAAGACCAACGGGGTGAAGTCCGTCCTTCTGGTGCGGGGTGCGATGCAGGCGCCTTTGAGTTCGAAAGCACTCTCCCGCATGACAACAATACCGGTTTCCTGCCTGCAGTGTATCTGTTGCTGCTTTGA